Genomic window (ANME-2 cluster archaeon):
GATGAATATCCCATCGCAGGTGAGACCGTGAACCGGCTGCTTGCCGGGAAATATCAGGGTTTTGATTTTGCCGTGATAACCGGCGTGCCCCATGCCATTCCCATGGACAACATGCAGGGTATGGAGGTCATCTCAGTGACCAATGGACCCAGGCAGGTGGTGCCGCTCAAGGAAATGGGACATGAACATGTCGTGGTGGAGATAGACCTGCATCCCAAGACCCTGGGTGTCAGCACTATTATAGAATCCGAGTTCGGTGCCACGCTGCGCCAGCTGGTACGGGAGGAAAAAGAGTGAAACAGATTGCCATTTATGGAAAGGGCGGTATCGGCAAGAGCAGTACCGCGTCAAATGTGGCTGCCGCCTGTGCTGATGAAGGATACAGGGTCACCATTATCGGCTGTGACCCCAAGAGCGATTCGTCGATCACCCTGCTGGGCGGTCACCGCATACCCACGGTCATGGAATTGATGCAGCAGGGTATGGAGATCACAGAGAATGAAGTGGTCTTTGAAGGGTACAAAGGTGTCAGGTGCGTGGAAGTGGGCGGGCCTGAACCAGGTATAGGCTGTGCGGGCAGGGGTATTATTGTAGCCATCAAGATGCTGCAAAATATATCCTCGGTGATGCAGGACAGCGACCTTATCATCTACGACGTGCCCGGCGATATCGTATGCGGGGGGTTTGCTGCCCCTATTCGCAAGGGGCTGGTCAGCGAGACCTATG
Coding sequences:
- the cfbC gene encoding Ni-sirohydrochlorin a,c-diamide reductive cyclase ATP-dependent reductase subunit encodes the protein MRVRCHAAPAGTGGKRVKQIAIYGKGGIGKSSTASNVAAACADEGYRVTIIGCDPKSDSSITLLGGHRIPTVMELMQQGMEITENEVVFEGYKGVRCVEVGGPEPGIGCAGRGIIVAIKMLQNISSVMQDSDLIIYDVPGDIVCGGFAAPIRKGLVSETYVLTSGEYMPLYAANNICKGFARLGNPLNGVICNSRNAENEENIVRAFAEELGSELLAFIPKVDLVQTCERAGYSVIEKEPDSDIAGVYRKLGRAIMERDVACEPKPLTDERLRELTG